Within the Achromobacter spanius genome, the region ATTGAATGCCGGCGGCGGGGCGAGGCGGCGGCTATGGGTATTCCTGGCGGGCGTGCATGACAGCTATGACCCCGATGTGGTCGGCTCGGACTTCGTAGACCAGGATGTAATTGGGATGTGCCACGATTTCCCGCGTACCTGGCACACGGCCCGGGCGGTAGAGGTACGGATGTTCTGAGGCTGGGTGCACTGCGTTTTCGATCAGCTCGTGCATGCCGATGGCTGCATGCACGTCGTATTCCGCGATGTAGTTGGTGATCTCGTCCAGATCATCGAGTGCGCTAGCACTCCAAAAGATAGGAAGCATCGTTGGCCGGTTGTCCTGTTGCGATACCGGCTATTAACGGTCTCGACTGCGCCGCGTAGCTGGCGCTGCATCATGATCGGCCAGCTTTTTTGCCAATTTTTCACGGATACGCGCCATCGCGGCATCGTGCGGAATGCTCGGGCGCGGGTCGTCCCGGCTGGCCTGTACTTTCGCACGAAACCAGCGGTCATAACTGACCGCTTGCTCTTCGGTTTCGAATTCCGAAACGATAGGGGAGAGGGTTGGGCTCATGGCAAAAGCTCCTTTTATGACCGGCCATTTTAAGGCACTTGGAGTCAATAGGGGGAAAGCGCGATGTCAGGGCTTCATCCTAGGCCTGCAGCTTGCGCGAGGCCGCAATTTCAAGGTGAAAATTGCAATCTGCCCCCAAAATTCAGAAGTAGAGAATTTTGTGAGCGTCTGAAGCTGAGCGCGCTGAACGCACACGCTATGTATCCGTGGACGCGGCATCGACACAAAAACGCTGTGCGTGAAAAGCCAAGTCCCGCATACGCAGGTGCGACGCCACCGGCCAGCGTGATGTCGACACTTCGTTGGTCGGGGTCGAATTCATTAAATGATCTACGGTATTCTCACCCCCGTCCGCCCGACGCCACGACGTAATTTCGCCGCACACCTTTTGCCGATCAACAAGGGAGTCATCATGAAACGCCATTCGCGCGTCTTTATCGTTGCCGCAATCGCCGCGGTGCTTGCCGCTTGCGCCGCCACGCAAACCAAAGCGCCCATCACCGGCAACACGCACGCTGGTGCAACGTTGAAAGCCGACGTCGCCCGGAACATTTCCATGCAGGCCCAAACACAATTGAATTGCCAGAAGGTCGACGCGATTCAAACCGAAGTCGTGAAGGTCAACCCGGTCGGCACCGGCAGTTCAGCCGCTTCCCGGCAGTATGGAAGCGTCGACGAACGATGGATTGTGCAGCTGTGCAATCAACAGATTCCGTTCCGGGTGACGTTGACGCCGGATGGCAAGGGCGGAACGTATTTTTCAACGTCGCGCGAAACGTATTGATCGACAAAGGATTTGGCATGTCCCACGCAGGCCCGACTTTGGATGACAACGCGGTGTACAGGACCTTGCTGGAGTCGACCAAGGCGATTCCTTGGAAGATCGATTGGGCCACGATGAAGTTCGCCTACATCGGCCCGCAGATCGAGGCATTGCTGGGCTGGAGCACTGAAAGCTGGGTAAGCGCCGAAGACTGGGCCATGCGCATGCATCCCGAGGACCGCGAGTACGTGGTGAATTTCTGCGTCACCCAATCCCAGGCCGGCGTGGACCACGAGGCCGACTACCGCGCGCTGACCAAGGACAACGGCTACGTGTGGATTCGTGATGTGGTGCACGTCGTGCGCAACGGCAGCGGCGACGTCGATTCGCTGATCGGCTTCATGTTCGACATCACCGAACGCAAGAAGACCGAAGAAACGCTGCTGAGCCTGCAAAAAGAGCTGGAGGTACTTTCCTTCAAGGACAGCCTGACGAATATTGCCAACCGCCGCCGCTTCGATCGGTGTTTTGAATTGGAATGGGAACGCGCGGAAAGCGAACAACGCCCCCTGTCCGTGCTGCTGTTCGACGTGGACTTTTTCAAGCAATACAACGATTTGTATGGCCACACCCAAGGCGACAACTGCTTGGTGGAAATTGCCCAGACGCTGAGCTTGGCGCTGGACGGCCCCCGCGATCTGGTGGCGCGTTATGGCGGCGAGGAATTCGTCGTGCTGCTGCCCGAGGCCGACGCCGAGGTTGCCCGAAAAGTCGCCGAACGCTGCCAGCGCCTGCTTCGGAAAAAATCCATTCTGCACGCCCTGTCGCCGCATGGCAGGCGCGTCACCGTCAGCATCGGCGCGGGCACGGTGGTACTTGATGGAAAGGCGGAACGTGCCGACTTCATCAAGGCCGTGGACGAACAGCTATATGCCGCCAAGCACAACGGGCGCGACCGCGTTGAGCATGTGCAATGGCGGTCGTGAGCGGGCTCAACGAATAGAATCCGACATCCGCGGCTTGCCGCACGGTGCGCCGGCGTGTTGCTGACGGGCCGCGCCAGCTTGGTCATCCCAAGCTCTTATGCCAAAAAAGTACGAAATCCATAGTTCTTTAGAACCCCTTGACATAAAAAAACGCAGTGTCGATGATGCAGAAGGCCCCGCTTCGCCGGGCCACCATCGGTAGAACACAGCGCCGGGTTCTCAAAGGCGCGGCAACCAAAGAGGCATGCCATGGAGACGCTTCCCCCAAACCTTGCCCGACGCCGCCTGCTGGCAGGCAGCGCTGGCGCCCTTGCGGCCGTTGGCCTGGGCGCCACAGGTGCCGTCTGTGCCACGGACGCCGTCGCTAACACCACCGCGACCAAAGCCGCCCCCGCAGCCAAGCCCTTGCCAGCCTACGCGGCATGGAAAGACGCCGACAGCGTCATCGTTCATAGTGCCAACACGATCGAAACCAAGCGCAGCGCCTTTGGTGACGGGGTCATCACGCCATCACGCCAACTCTACGTACGCAACAACCTTCCGCCACCCGCCGCGTCCGTCCTGGACGACCGCGATGCATGGACCATCGAGATTGTCGGCGTGGAGCAACCGCGCACCCTGACCGTGGGGGATCTCAAGGCGTTGGGCGTGGAAACGCTGGCCACGGTGCTGCAATGCTCCGGCAACGGCCGGGGCTTTTTTCCGCACAAGCCCAGTGGAACGCCATGGGAGGTGGGCGCGGCCGGCTGCGTCATGTGGTCAGGCATTTCCGTGCGCACCTTGGTCGAATACCTGGGCGGCCTGAAGGGCAAACCCGTCTACATGACGGGCACAGGCGGTGAAGTTTTGCCCGAAGGCTTGGATCCCATGTCCTTGCTTGTAGAGCGCTCGGTGCCGCGCGAGGCCATGCAAGATGCCATGCTGGCCTGGGAAATGAACAACGAGCCTCTGTCGCTGGCTCACGGCGGCCCGCTGCGGCTGATCGTTCCTGGTTATACCGGCGTCAACAACGTCAAGTACATCAAGCGCTTGGCCTTCACTGACGAGCAGAGCCGCGCGAAGATCCAGCAAACCGGCTATCGGCTGACACCGATGGGCGCCAAATCCAGCCCCGACCAGCCGTCCGTTTGGGCCATGGAGCCCAAGTCCTGGATCACCGCGCCTGGCACGGATGGGCAGGCCCTTAAGGCGGGACGTGCCGTCGTGCGGGGCGTGGCGTTCGGGGGCATGCATGCGGTCAAGCGGGTGGAGGTCTCGATAGACGGCGGCAAGACCTGGAAAGAGGCATCGCTTATCGGGCCGGACCTTGGCAAATACGCGTGGCGACAGTTCGCGCTGCCCATCGATCTTCCGGCGGGACAGCACACACTGGTCAGCCGCGTCGAAGACACAGCGGGCAATGTGCAGGTGGAAAAGCGATTTGAAAATGTACGGGGGTATATCAACAGTAGCTGGCAGGATCACGGCTTGGCAGTCAATGTGTCATGAACATGGCGGATTGATGCAGAGCAGGTTTGTGTCAGCTCCTACACCGCGCCGCCTTACAGGGTGGCGGATATTCCCCCTGTTGGCGGCGGCCCTCATATGCATGCCGGGCAGTTTGACCATCGCCGCCGAGCCCGCTGATGCCGAGGCTGGCCGCGCGCTGTTCCTGAAGGGCTCAACGCCGGCCTGCGCCGTTTGCCACACGATGGCCGACGCGGGCGCCAAGGGGACCATTGGACCGAGTCTGGACGAGCTCAAGCCAGACGCGCAGCGAGTCATGCAGGCCGTACGCAACGGCATCGGCGTCATGCCGGCTTTTGACGCGATGAGCGATGGGGATGTACAGGCGCTTGCGAACTATGTGGCCAGCGCAACCGGCGCAGCGCAGTAGCACCGGGACGCCATCGGCCTGACCTGGCCTGTGCCGACGAACCGCAAGCTACAGGAACCCGATCCACCTGCCCGCTACCAGGCAGCCCGTCCACAGCAGCAGCGAAACGGCGGCCTGGCAACGCAGCGCGCCGGACGGGCGGTCTCCCTGCAGTACCCGCCCCCATGCCCCGCCCCGGCGCACGAACCAGGCGTTGATCGCACCCGCGCCCAGCAAGCCCATCTTCACCACGAATGCCGGATTCTGCAGGTATTCCTGCGGACGCACGGTAAACAGCGTGGCGCCGGTCAGTACGGCCAGCGCAAGCCCAACCGCGGCCGTGCGCGCCAACACAGGCGCCAGCAGCGCCAGGGAAGTGGGCTTGAGGACGCCGAGCAGGCGCAGGTCCAGCGGAACGATTGAACCGATCAACAGGCCGATGGCGCCGATATGGGCGGCGTTGATCAGAAGGTACAGCGTTCCGGACCGTCGCAGCCACATCGCTGGCGGCAGGGTCGTAAGCTGTTCCAGCGCCAGCCGAAGCAGTTCAGGCATGGCTGAGGGCCGTGCGGCTCAGGGCTTCTTGATGCGGCTGGGATAGATGTCGTAGGTCTTGCCGCCCACCTTGATCTGGACGGCCTTCATGCGCTTGTTGCCAGCGTCCTGATCGCGGTTGCCAATGGCGGTGATGGCGTCGCCCGGCTTGGCGGACCCCTCGACAAATCCCGCTTCCTTCGTCTGGTTGGGATTGCCAAGTTCGACCACCCAGACACCATCGCTGGCTCGCACCCTCAAATTGGGATGGGGCGGCGCGATCTGCACCTGCTCGATCGTGCCTTGCAAGGTCATCTGTTCGGATTCCGCCCAAGACCAACCGTGATGCGCCATGGCCGCGGGGGCCACTGCCGCCAGCGCGGATAACGCCAGCCCTGCCAATAACACGCGTTTGGATAGCTTCATGTCGATGCTCCTGGGTTGCGGTTGGGCTGCCGCCATGGCCCGGCGCTGCAGCGTGGCGGCCAGTGAGCCAAGCATAGCAGCGGGATGGCGGTTTCAACCACGGCGGACAGCGGCTATGCCCAGCCCTAGTACAAACCCGGGCACCGCGTCGATCTACCCATTTTTACAGGCCAACTTCTGTGAACCAAATCTCAGGTTGAATGAACGTCGACATTAGGTTCACGCGCCTGCGCCAGCCAGTCCAGCGCGGCCTGCACCGCGGGCATACGCGTGCCCTGCTGGCGATAGATGGCACCGATTGCGCCGAAATTTCCCTCGATGCGCAAAGGCAGAACATCCAGCGCGCCCCGGTCGCGGTAGAACTCCGCGATGGCGGTCGGCATGGCCGCGAGCCAATCACTATGGTCGATATGGGCCAACGTTGCCAGCAGCGAATTCGTATGCATGCGCGCCGGCGGCACCGGCAGGCCGGCCTGCTCGAACGCCCGCTCCAACCGTTCCCGCAACATGGTGCCCGGCAAGGGCAAGACCCACGAACGCCCCTGCAACTCGGGCAGATGCAGGTCGCGCCCACCTGCCAGCGGATGACCTGGCGCGGATACGATGCAGATCGGTTCATCGTGCAGGCGCATCGCTTCGCATTCGGCCGGCAGCGGACGTCCGCCCAGCCGGCCCAGAACGATATCCAACTCGTCCACGGAAAGCCTGTCCAGAAGGTTGTCCAGCACCCCCTCCACCAGCGTCACTTCCAAGGCGGGCATGCGTTGGCACAGCGCGGCTATCAGCCTCGGCGCCACCGTGACCGCTGCCGAGGGCAGCGTGCCCAGCCGCAGCAAGGCGCACCCACGTTCCTGCGCAGCCTGCAGCTCCGCCGCGACCCGCGCCGCCGAACCCAGAGTGTGGCGGGCGTGCAGGATCATGATGGAACCGGCGGCGGTGGGCTGAGTGCCATGGCTTGTGCGCTCGAACAGCGCATGGCCCACCTGCTCTTCCAACTGCGCCAGCGCCTTGGACGCCGCCGGCTGCGACATGTGCAGCCGATCCGCCGCGCGCCCCAGATTGCGCTCCTCATCAAGGGCAATCATCAGTTCCGCATGGCGTGGTTTCAGATGCGTACCAAGGCGTACGGGCATGGCATGGATAACTGAATGGTTATGGTTCGGTGAGTTTATTTCATTTCCCAGGCATGAACGCCCCGCCCATACTTTGCAGGCCGCGTTCCATGCGCGGCGTGGATGGAGACAGACAATGAAAAAGACACTGGCCGTGATGGCGGCCTGTACCGCCTTGGCGTCGTCGGGCGCGTACGCCGCGGATGCCTATCCGGCCCGGCCCGTGCAGGTCGTGGTTCCGTTCTCGCCGGGCGGCGCGGTGGACGTGCTGACACGGCAGTTGGCACAGCGCCTGCAGGCCCGGGGCTACACGATGGTCATCGAGAACAAGCCCGGCGCCGGCGGCAATATTGCCGCCAGCCTGGTGGCGCGCGCCAATCCCGACGGCTATACCTTGCTTATGGGAACCACCAACACCCATGGCATCAACAGCGCCTTGTACCCCAACATGCCGTACGACCCGGTCAAGGATTTTGCGCCCATCGGCATGGTGGCTGAAAACGTGGTGGTGCTGCTTGCAAACCAGAGCTTTCCGGCGAAGAACCTGTCTGACGCAGTGACTGTGCTGAAGCAGAATCCCGGCAAGTACACCTACGCCTCGCCTGGCGTAGGCACCGTGCATCAGCTTGCCATGGAGCAGCTGAAGCACGCCGCCGGCCTGGACGTGGTGCACGCAGCATACAAGGGCGCCGGGCCAGCGATGAGCGACCTGGTGGCCGGCCACGTGCCGCTGATGATAGGCGGCATTGCGCCGGCGCTGCCTTTCCTGTCCGATGGCCGAGTCCGGGTGCTTGGCGTTGCCAACCCCAAGCGCTATCCGGCCCTGCCCGATACGCCGCTGTTCTCAGAGGTGGCCCCCGGCGTGAGCGTGCAGTCGTGGATCGGCCTGTTCGCTCCGGCCGGAACACCGGCGCCGGTGATCGAGCGCCTGAGCGCCGATCTGCAAGCCGTGCTGCAGAATCCCGAATTTACCGCCGCGCTGCAGCCGCTGGGCATGGCTCCGCGTCCGATGACGCCGCAGGCGTTTGGCGACATGGTGCGCAACGACATGCCCAAGTGGAATGCAGCGGTGAAAGCATCGGGAGCCACGCAATGAAGCCCGACCGTCCCGTGAACTTTCTGCTGTTCATAACCGACCAGCATCGCGCCGACCACCTCGGCGCCTATGGCAATAGCGTCGTCGCGACACCCCATCTGGACCGCATGGCCGCCGACGGATGGCGCGCGGACAATATGCATGTGGCCACCCCCATATGCATGCCGAACCGCGCCAGCCTGATGACAGGCCGCTACCCCTCCGCCCACGGCGCGCGCCACAATGGCATTGCGCTGTCGCTGCGCAGCAGGACCTTTGTGGACATGCTGGGCTCGGCGGGCTGGCGCACCGGCGTGGTGGGCAAGCTCCATCTGCAGAACATGACGGACATCCCGCCTTCCTGGCCCGTGCGCGCCGAGGATCGTCTTCCGCTGGAAGCGGTAGCGCCGGATGCCAGCGGGCGCTACGACCAGGAAAACCGGCGCTCCTGGCTGGAACGCGACGATTATGAGTTGAGCTATCCCTACTACGGATTCCAGCAAGCGGACCTGGTGGACGACCATAGCGATCAGCCCCACGGGCATTACCGCTATTGGCTGCGCCGCCATCACCCGGAGGTGGAAGCGATGATCGGCTTTGAAGCCGCCATCGATACCCCGGAATATGAGCTGACCCGCATTCGCCAAGCCTGGCGGACCCGCGTTCCCGAGGAACTGTATCCCACGGCGTACATCGCGGATCGCACGATCGAAAAATTGCGCGAATACAGCCAAGGCGACAGCCCCTTCTTCCTGCAGTGTTCCTTTCCCGACCCACATCACCCCTTTACGCCGCCGGGCCGCTACTGGGACATGTACAAGCCGGAGGACATGGAGTTGCCAGCGTCCTTTCACGCCGGGCATTCCATACCGCCGCATGTGGCATGGCTGCGCGACCAGTGCGACAGCGGCAAGGCCGTCAGGCACACTCCGGCGATCTTCGCCTGCAACGAGCGCGAAACGCGCGAAGCGCTGGCCTTGAACTATGGATCCATCGCCAATATCGACCACCATATCGGACGCGTGCTGGCGGCCCTTGAGCAAAGCGGCCAGGCGGAAAACACCGTGGTGATCTTCACCAGCGACCACGGCGACTATCTGGGTGACCATCAACTGATGCTGAAAGGCCCGATTCACTACCGGGGCCTGACCCGGGTGCCGTTCATCTGGCGGGACGGCGCCGGCGCCACCGAGGGTTCCGCCAGCGATGCGCTGGTTAGCACGATCGACATCGCGCCCAGCATCCTGGCGCGCGCGGGCGTCCAGCCCTACAACGGCATGCAGGGGCACGATCTTGCGGCGGTCATGTCGGGCCAGACCACCGGCGTGCGCGATGCGCTGATGATCGAGGAGGAAGGCCAGCGCGTCATCCTGGGTTTCGACCGCCGCATTCGCTGCCGCACGCTCCTGGCGAAAAACCACCGGCTGACGATATACGACGGCGCAGACTGGGGAGAGCTATACGACCTGCGTCAGGACCCGCACGAGCTGCAAAACCTCTGGGACACGGCGCAGAGTGCGCAGGTTCGCGCACGCCTGCTGGAGCAGTTGTCTCGGGCCATGCTGTCCCACATCGACACCAGCCCCTACCCTACGGCGTTGGCGTAGCCGATACGCTGTCATTGAGGAGGCTTCGGCTAGGCTCGCAAGCCCTCTGTCGAAGTTCATTTATCTTCGAAGCCGATCTCCATTTAATTTAAAGACTTAGCGAAATTTGGTTCATCCACTTTGGCCAAAATGGTTCATTGAACTTGGTATTTTCTCGGAAAAAGTTCATTGAAGTTGGAACTGTCGCTACGCCATGCCCGTCGGGCATGTTCCTGTTGTGCGTGAATGGCCGCGCGCAGGCCTGGACAGATCTACATGGCACCAGACTGGAGTGGAGATGACCGGCCATCACCCAAGCGATTTCACTTGAACGCCTGCACGATCACGTGACGCTCGCAGCTGTCCGGCGCGCAGGCATTGACACGCCGTGCTCCTTGTAAAGACAAGCATTTGGACGCCGAGCGTACCGCGTTCGCGTGCCTGTTTTCATACCCGCCAGAGTTCCCCGTTACTCGGGCTGGATGCCAGCCTGCTTCACTTTGTCTCCCCAGACTTTTTGCTGCTGAGCCACGAAAGGAGCAAAGGCCGAGGCCGGCGCGGGCGTAGGCTCCGCGCCCATTTGCGTCAGCTTCAGCTTGATCTCGTCGGATGAGACGATGCGGTAGAGCTCGTTGGCCAGCCGCTTGGCGATGGGTTCGGGCAGCTTGGCCGGGCCGAAGATACCAACCCACGCGGCCAAGTCGAAGCCTGGCTGCCCCAACGCCTCGGACACGCTAGGCAGATTGGGCGCCAGCGCGCTACGCTTTTCCGTCGAGACGGCCAACGCCTTCAGCGTGCCCGCCTGGATGTGCGCAGCGGCGGAAGCTAGATCCACGAACATGAAGGTTGCACGCCCTCCGATAATGTCGGTCATGGCCTGCGGCGTGCTCTTGTACGGAATAGCCGCCGCGCCGAGTCCGGTCATCTTGTCAAATGAAGCGGCGGAAATCTGCCCGGTGCTGTTGCCATAGGCGTAGTTCAAGCTGCCCGGGTTGGCCTTGCCGTAGGCCAGCAGGTCTTGGACGTTCTGGATGGGCAGCTTGGCGCTGACGGCCAGCACGAACGGAAAATTGCACACCTGCACGAGCGGCGTGAAATCCTTGATTGGGTCGTAGCGCAGGTTCTTATAGAGGTAAGGGTTGGACGAATGGGTGGTGTTGGTGGCCAGCATAATGGTGTAGCCGTCGGGTTGAGCGCGCGCGACAAGATCGGCCGCCACCTGCCCTGAGGCACCGGGCCGGTTCTCTACGATGACAACCTGGCCCAGCGCCGCCTGCAGACGTTCGCCGATCAGGCGCGCGACGATGTCGCTGGCGCTACCCGCGCCAAACGCCGTAATCAGTTTCACCGGCTGCGACGGATAATCCGCCGCTCGCGCGGCGCTGGCCAAGCCCACAGCCAGCGCCGCGGCCGCGCATAGCGGCGTCAAGATGGAACGCAACATGTCTCTCTCCTTGGTTTGGCGCCGCCCTTGTGCCGGACGGTCGCGGGTAGGCCTTCCAGGCCTGTCGTGATAGATGCCGGAATGGTGTCAGCCGCCCGCCGGGACGCTGGCAAGAATGCGCATGGCCTGTTTCAGGTGTGGGCGGTCCAGCATTTCTCCGTCCAGTTGCAAGGTGCCCGTGCCCGGCGCGTCTTCGAAGGCCTGCACGATGCGCCGCGCCCGCTCCACGTCCGCGGGATCTGGCGTGAAGGCCTGGTTGATGATCGCGACCTGGTCCGGGTGGATGGCGATCTTCCCGGTAAAGCCTGCCCGGCGCGCCCGCGTGCTGTCTTGCCGCAAACCATCGCCATCGCGGAAGTTGCCCCAAATTGTGTCGATGGCGGGCACCCCCGCCGCGTGCGCGCCCAGCAGGCATAACGACCGCGCCAGCTGATAAGTGAAGTCATACTCGCCGTCTTCACGGCGGTTGCTGGCGGCGCCCAGCACGGCGGCTAGGTCCTCCGCTCCCCAGGTCAGGCCGCGCAGCCGCGCGCTGCAATCGGCATAGCTGCCCAGATTGAACATCGCGCCGGCAATTTCGGTAGCCACCGGCATGATGCCTATGCCGCCGGCTCGCAAGCCCTCGCGCGCTTCCAGCGCGGTCAGATAGTGATCCAGCACGACGATGTCGCGGGCGCCCCGCCCCTTTGGCAACAGGATGGCGTCGGGCGCTGCGCGCGCGACCGCCGCCAGATCGTCCAGGGCCAATCCCGAATCCAGCGGGTTGATGCGCACCCACAGCTGCGGCCCGCTATCCGGGCGCGCGGCCAGGTACTCCCGCACCATGACACGCGCGGTCGGCAGGCGCGCGGCGTCCACCGCGTCTTCCAGGTCCAGTATCAGCGCGTCGGCGCCGCTGCCGAGTGCCTTCGCCAGCTTTCTTTCGCTGTCCCCCGGGACGAACAACATCGATCTCAATGCCATGTCTTGCTCCTCAACGTCCTTGAAAATGGGGCGGCCGCCGCTGCGCGAACGCTTCGGTGCCTTCGGCCACATCCTGCGAGTCCTGCAACAGCCGCAGGAACAGTTGTTCAAGCCGCAGACCCGTCGCCAAGTCGGCGTCGCGGCTACGCAGTGCCAATTCTTTGGCGGCCTGCACGGCTAGCGGCGCATTGGCGGCCAGGCGGCGGGCATACGCCATTGCCGCGGGCAGCAGTTCGGCTTGCGGCACCACGCGGTTGACCAGCCCCCAGCGCAGCGCGGCGTCGGCGTCGAAAGCATCGCCCAGCAGCAGCATTTCCATGGCGATGGCGTGCGGCAGTTGCTGCGCCACGCGCTGCGTGCCACCGTTGGCGGGAAAGACGCCACGCTGCACT harbors:
- a CDS encoding type II toxin-antitoxin system RelE/ParE family toxin — encoded protein: MLPIFWSASALDDLDEITNYIAEYDVHAAIGMHELIENAVHPASEHPYLYRPGRVPGTREIVAHPNYILVYEVRADHIGVIAVMHARQEYP
- the relB gene encoding type II toxin-antitoxin system RelB family antitoxin, with the translated sequence MSPTLSPIVSEFETEEQAVSYDRWFRAKVQASRDDPRPSIPHDAAMARIREKLAKKLADHDAAPATRRSRDR
- a CDS encoding sensor domain-containing diguanylate cyclase yields the protein MSHAGPTLDDNAVYRTLLESTKAIPWKIDWATMKFAYIGPQIEALLGWSTESWVSAEDWAMRMHPEDREYVVNFCVTQSQAGVDHEADYRALTKDNGYVWIRDVVHVVRNGSGDVDSLIGFMFDITERKKTEETLLSLQKELEVLSFKDSLTNIANRRRFDRCFELEWERAESEQRPLSVLLFDVDFFKQYNDLYGHTQGDNCLVEIAQTLSLALDGPRDLVARYGGEEFVVLLPEADAEVARKVAERCQRLLRKKSILHALSPHGRRVTVSIGAGTVVLDGKAERADFIKAVDEQLYAAKHNGRDRVEHVQWRS
- a CDS encoding sulfite oxidase, whose product is METLPPNLARRRLLAGSAGALAAVGLGATGAVCATDAVANTTATKAAPAAKPLPAYAAWKDADSVIVHSANTIETKRSAFGDGVITPSRQLYVRNNLPPPAASVLDDRDAWTIEIVGVEQPRTLTVGDLKALGVETLATVLQCSGNGRGFFPHKPSGTPWEVGAAGCVMWSGISVRTLVEYLGGLKGKPVYMTGTGGEVLPEGLDPMSLLVERSVPREAMQDAMLAWEMNNEPLSLAHGGPLRLIVPGYTGVNNVKYIKRLAFTDEQSRAKIQQTGYRLTPMGAKSSPDQPSVWAMEPKSWITAPGTDGQALKAGRAVVRGVAFGGMHAVKRVEVSIDGGKTWKEASLIGPDLGKYAWRQFALPIDLPAGQHTLVSRVEDTAGNVQVEKRFENVRGYINSSWQDHGLAVNVS
- a CDS encoding c-type cytochrome, whose protein sequence is MPGSLTIAAEPADAEAGRALFLKGSTPACAVCHTMADAGAKGTIGPSLDELKPDAQRVMQAVRNGIGVMPAFDAMSDGDVQALANYVASATGAAQ
- a CDS encoding DUF6644 family protein, encoding MPELLRLALEQLTTLPPAMWLRRSGTLYLLINAAHIGAIGLLIGSIVPLDLRLLGVLKPTSLALLAPVLARTAAVGLALAVLTGATLFTVRPQEYLQNPAFVVKMGLLGAGAINAWFVRRGGAWGRVLQGDRPSGALRCQAAVSLLLWTGCLVAGRWIGFL
- a CDS encoding DUF6152 family protein, encoding MKLSKRVLLAGLALSALAAVAPAAMAHHGWSWAESEQMTLQGTIEQVQIAPPHPNLRVRASDGVWVVELGNPNQTKEAGFVEGSAKPGDAITAIGNRDQDAGNKRMKAVQIKVGGKTYDIYPSRIKKP
- a CDS encoding LysR family transcriptional regulator, producing MPVRLGTHLKPRHAELMIALDEERNLGRAADRLHMSQPAASKALAQLEEQVGHALFERTSHGTQPTAAGSIMILHARHTLGSAARVAAELQAAQERGCALLRLGTLPSAAVTVAPRLIAALCQRMPALEVTLVEGVLDNLLDRLSVDELDIVLGRLGGRPLPAECEAMRLHDEPICIVSAPGHPLAGGRDLHLPELQGRSWVLPLPGTMLRERLERAFEQAGLPVPPARMHTNSLLATLAHIDHSDWLAAMPTAIAEFYRDRGALDVLPLRIEGNFGAIGAIYRQQGTRMPAVQAALDWLAQAREPNVDVHST
- a CDS encoding Bug family tripartite tricarboxylate transporter substrate binding protein — its product is MKKTLAVMAACTALASSGAYAADAYPARPVQVVVPFSPGGAVDVLTRQLAQRLQARGYTMVIENKPGAGGNIAASLVARANPDGYTLLMGTTNTHGINSALYPNMPYDPVKDFAPIGMVAENVVVLLANQSFPAKNLSDAVTVLKQNPGKYTYASPGVGTVHQLAMEQLKHAAGLDVVHAAYKGAGPAMSDLVAGHVPLMIGGIAPALPFLSDGRVRVLGVANPKRYPALPDTPLFSEVAPGVSVQSWIGLFAPAGTPAPVIERLSADLQAVLQNPEFTAALQPLGMAPRPMTPQAFGDMVRNDMPKWNAAVKASGATQ
- a CDS encoding sulfatase family protein, with product MKPDRPVNFLLFITDQHRADHLGAYGNSVVATPHLDRMAADGWRADNMHVATPICMPNRASLMTGRYPSAHGARHNGIALSLRSRTFVDMLGSAGWRTGVVGKLHLQNMTDIPPSWPVRAEDRLPLEAVAPDASGRYDQENRRSWLERDDYELSYPYYGFQQADLVDDHSDQPHGHYRYWLRRHHPEVEAMIGFEAAIDTPEYELTRIRQAWRTRVPEELYPTAYIADRTIEKLREYSQGDSPFFLQCSFPDPHHPFTPPGRYWDMYKPEDMELPASFHAGHSIPPHVAWLRDQCDSGKAVRHTPAIFACNERETREALALNYGSIANIDHHIGRVLAALEQSGQAENTVVIFTSDHGDYLGDHQLMLKGPIHYRGLTRVPFIWRDGAGATEGSASDALVSTIDIAPSILARAGVQPYNGMQGHDLAAVMSGQTTGVRDALMIEEEGQRVILGFDRRIRCRTLLAKNHRLTIYDGADWGELYDLRQDPHELQNLWDTAQSAQVRARLLEQLSRAMLSHIDTSPYPTALA
- a CDS encoding Bug family tripartite tricarboxylate transporter substrate binding protein, which encodes MLRSILTPLCAAAALAVGLASAARAADYPSQPVKLITAFGAGSASDIVARLIGERLQAALGQVVIVENRPGASGQVAADLVARAQPDGYTIMLATNTTHSSNPYLYKNLRYDPIKDFTPLVQVCNFPFVLAVSAKLPIQNVQDLLAYGKANPGSLNYAYGNSTGQISAASFDKMTGLGAAAIPYKSTPQAMTDIIGGRATFMFVDLASAAAHIQAGTLKALAVSTEKRSALAPNLPSVSEALGQPGFDLAAWVGIFGPAKLPEPIAKRLANELYRIVSSDEIKLKLTQMGAEPTPAPASAFAPFVAQQQKVWGDKVKQAGIQPE
- a CDS encoding HpcH/HpaI aldolase/citrate lyase family protein encodes the protein MALRSMLFVPGDSERKLAKALGSGADALILDLEDAVDAARLPTARVMVREYLAARPDSGPQLWVRINPLDSGLALDDLAAVARAAPDAILLPKGRGARDIVVLDHYLTALEAREGLRAGGIGIMPVATEIAGAMFNLGSYADCSARLRGLTWGAEDLAAVLGAASNRREDGEYDFTYQLARSLCLLGAHAAGVPAIDTIWGNFRDGDGLRQDSTRARRAGFTGKIAIHPDQVAIINQAFTPDPADVERARRIVQAFEDAPGTGTLQLDGEMLDRPHLKQAMRILASVPAGG